Proteins encoded within one genomic window of Nitrospirota bacterium:
- a CDS encoding ATP-binding protein — protein MKFYNRKQELHELNRLYNQSKDTARMTVITGRRRVGKTMLALEFAGKHKFIYLFVSRKSEHLLCMEYIEEIKKHFPLPVIGDIKFFKDVFALLLDLSKKERFILIIDEFQEFYNVNSAAYSEIQRLWDLNKSKCKMNLICIGSVYSLMHKIFEESKEPLFGRADRILFLKPFTIKDTYRVLSDHRASDMRSLFDCYVLTGGMPKYLDILTSNDALSYKDILNFMLTPNSPFINEGKNLLIEEFGKEYGTYFSILELISIGKTARTEIESVLEIHAGAYLARLENDYALISRHKPVGAKPGSRLQKYKITDNFLNFWFRFIFRNLSAAETENYSYIKEIINRDYSSYSGRILERFFHQIFAETGNYNVIGSYWEKGNQNEIDLLAINDLKKEITMADIKLDRGKINLNALKTKAGGLLNIYSGYKVKWLGLSLEDMKDYLK, from the coding sequence ATGAAGTTTTATAATCGCAAACAGGAACTCCATGAACTTAACAGGCTTTACAATCAGTCAAAAGATACCGCACGTATGACTGTGATTACAGGGCGTCGGCGTGTCGGTAAAACAATGCTTGCACTGGAATTTGCCGGTAAGCATAAGTTTATTTACCTGTTTGTCTCCAGGAAGTCAGAGCATCTGCTTTGTATGGAATATATTGAGGAGATAAAAAAACATTTTCCACTGCCTGTCATTGGAGATATTAAATTTTTTAAGGATGTCTTTGCCCTTCTTCTTGACCTTTCAAAAAAAGAGCGGTTCATCCTGATTATTGACGAATTTCAGGAATTCTACAATGTAAATTCAGCAGCATATTCAGAGATTCAGCGTCTATGGGATTTGAATAAATCAAAATGTAAAATGAATCTCATCTGTATAGGCTCTGTTTATTCGTTAATGCATAAGATTTTTGAAGAATCAAAAGAGCCTTTATTCGGGAGGGCGGACAGGATACTTTTCCTTAAACCATTTACCATAAAAGATACCTATAGAGTATTATCAGATCACAGGGCATCTGATATGCGGTCGCTTTTTGATTGTTACGTACTTACCGGCGGAATGCCTAAGTATCTGGATATATTGACATCGAATGATGCTTTATCTTACAAAGATATACTTAATTTTATGCTCACACCGAATTCTCCCTTTATAAACGAGGGGAAAAACCTGCTTATAGAAGAGTTCGGGAAAGAATATGGAACGTATTTTTCTATCCTCGAGCTTATATCTATCGGCAAGACAGCAAGGACAGAGATTGAATCTGTTTTAGAGATACATGCAGGCGCCTATTTAGCAAGACTTGAGAATGACTATGCACTAATCTCAAGGCATAAGCCGGTAGGCGCCAAACCGGGTTCACGTCTTCAAAAATATAAAATAACAGACAACTTCCTTAACTTCTGGTTCCGGTTCATTTTCCGAAACCTATCCGCTGCTGAAACAGAAAATTATTCTTATATTAAGGAAATCATAAACAGGGATTATTCGAGTTATTCAGGACGTATTCTCGAAAGATTTTTTCATCAGATTTTTGCCGAAACAGGAAACTATAATGTGATCGGTTCGTACTGGGAAAAAGGAAATCAGAATGAAATTGATCTTCTTGCAATCAACGATTTGAAAAAGGAAATCACTATGGCCGACATCAAGCTCGACAGAGGAAAGATAAACCTTAATGCCTTAAAGACAAAGGCCGGAGGTTTGCTCAATATATATTCAGGCTACAAAGTCAAATGGCTGGGATTGAGTCTGGAAGACATGAAAGATTATTTGAAGTAA
- a CDS encoding glycosyltransferase family 39 protein, with amino-acid sequence MRHLRTALFIVIIFGVVSGYFVWKTFFAIPPRLYPQIFNKAVWISSPSQQPVAYFRKVLFIPEKIKEGWIKISAPDKFILYINGRVVGKETFPSVNAAGIYDIGGSLQHGKNVIAVFVYRMSSGSATDIAMEGNYTDVSGHQHAFSSDKSWRVSNQESYASSGTNISAWYEQDFDDTNWKYASEISPAQGYDNGFLTTNPAVFTRPFRGNIIWHPDAPSSTILFKKDIIISREPLREVWVRIYSGLSYTLTVNGFRLDGVAFITPMVDMLKITPLIHNGNNVITLEVSGEGNTQGIAVDCIVEMADGKIISLASDRSWMAGSYAYISGEGKRDIIWKPAITVVSGTASISTAQIQKRILGPINLPQGYYTYRFMRMTAVIFLNTVLLILAWLVLSVIRKKVLIIDTSLIEHLQITSYLFLPSLLFFGIIYLLSFDIKYEPSVIFNPWAFYVSGGIFVFLFLLSFLRLKHYALKDSTGFSSYSEILQKKYAVFLILLIILCLTGFLIRLQSLGSRSFSHDEVAMVRFAQGILEHGYSSKMLGELEKPLTTYEAVPFPIAFSIKMFGDTETAARVPAVIFGTVTILLVGLFAGRLFGYAVGLYAAILYTFSPLAIAWAQDCYFPQQVQMFTLLTVYLFYIYLERYDKQPRYAYYIAISFLLTYLSWEVSGFLLPALLIAGILYKGKDLSWLKNRHIWLAVGIVVAGVFLQTARRTYYQIPYIVVGIGTSDVTTPLPVFLYPMYDPFFYVTNFLLQENHVIFTLLLVCGIIFLRKYKGLRYLYAIIIIILLELANLLPYYTSRYIYFSQPFLIIIAACVSILSFSWMAEKIKGLRLPILSPVIWGTCSVFLVVVFISSNSLFLKLYRLSYDPTQPAFHTRSGVIDYDYRDVGAFIKSNLQKGDIVIAVMSHTIEYYSDITPDYYIQSYTDRQVFYDIGRSGNPSPYYLDRYVGRPVIRSVSDLKNVFNNNRRVWIAAVNYRTFVAFDDKEMLDYIQLNSKPVYRGYNAAVYLWER; translated from the coding sequence ATGAGACATCTTAGAACAGCATTATTTATAGTTATAATATTCGGAGTTGTTTCCGGTTATTTTGTTTGGAAGACTTTTTTTGCAATTCCTCCCAGGCTTTATCCACAGATATTTAATAAGGCAGTTTGGATTTCATCACCTTCACAACAGCCTGTGGCATATTTCAGAAAGGTATTATTTATACCTGAAAAAATTAAAGAGGGATGGATTAAGATAAGTGCCCCGGATAAATTTATTCTTTATATCAACGGCCGGGTAGTCGGTAAGGAGACTTTTCCTTCTGTTAATGCTGCAGGTATTTACGATATCGGCGGAAGTTTGCAGCACGGCAAAAATGTCATTGCAGTATTCGTATACAGGATGAGTTCCGGCAGTGCGACTGACATTGCAATGGAAGGAAATTACACAGATGTTTCAGGCCATCAGCATGCCTTTTCCTCTGATAAATCATGGCGCGTTTCAAATCAGGAATCTTATGCATCTTCCGGTACAAATATATCTGCCTGGTATGAACAGGATTTTGATGACACTAACTGGAAATATGCTTCAGAGATAAGCCCTGCCCAAGGTTATGATAATGGGTTTCTTACTACCAATCCGGCAGTTTTCACAAGACCATTCCGTGGTAATATTATATGGCACCCCGATGCCCCTTCCTCTACAATATTATTCAAAAAGGACATCATAATCTCAAGAGAGCCTCTCAGGGAGGTGTGGGTCCGCATCTACTCGGGTTTGTCTTATACGCTTACAGTAAACGGATTCCGTCTGGATGGAGTTGCATTTATTACTCCCATGGTAGATATGTTGAAGATTACTCCATTGATACATAATGGTAATAATGTTATTACGCTCGAAGTATCCGGAGAAGGCAATACTCAGGGCATAGCTGTTGATTGTATAGTGGAGATGGCAGATGGGAAGATTATAAGTCTTGCATCTGACCGTTCATGGATGGCAGGCAGTTATGCCTATATTTCAGGTGAAGGGAAAAGGGATATTATCTGGAAACCTGCTATCACAGTAGTTTCAGGAACAGCATCTATCTCAACTGCCCAGATACAGAAGCGGATACTCGGACCGATAAATCTGCCTCAGGGATATTATACATACAGATTTATGAGGATGACAGCGGTTATATTTCTTAACACCGTGTTGTTAATTCTTGCATGGCTTGTACTTTCTGTTATAAGAAAGAAGGTACTCATCATTGATACATCGCTGATTGAGCATTTACAGATAACTTCATATTTATTTCTCCCATCACTGCTCTTTTTCGGAATAATCTATCTCCTTTCTTTTGATATTAAGTATGAGCCTTCAGTTATATTTAATCCATGGGCGTTTTATGTATCCGGCGGCATATTTGTTTTTCTTTTTTTATTATCATTTTTGAGGCTAAAGCATTATGCCTTGAAAGATTCTACAGGTTTTTCTTCTTATTCAGAAATATTACAGAAGAAGTATGCTGTCTTCCTTATACTTCTCATAATACTCTGCCTCACAGGATTTCTTATAAGACTTCAATCACTCGGGTCAAGGTCTTTCAGTCATGATGAAGTAGCTATGGTGCGATTTGCACAGGGGATTCTTGAACATGGTTATTCATCTAAGATGCTGGGAGAACTTGAAAAGCCGCTCACTACCTACGAGGCCGTGCCGTTTCCAATAGCCTTTTCTATAAAGATGTTCGGAGACACTGAAACCGCTGCAAGAGTTCCTGCTGTTATCTTTGGTACAGTAACGATACTCCTTGTGGGTTTGTTTGCAGGGCGTTTATTCGGATATGCTGTAGGGCTGTATGCAGCTATTCTTTATACCTTCTCACCGCTTGCCATAGCGTGGGCACAGGATTGTTATTTTCCCCAGCAGGTACAGATGTTCACCCTCCTCACAGTTTATCTGTTTTACATCTATCTTGAGAGATATGATAAACAACCACGGTATGCCTATTATATTGCAATTTCATTCCTGCTGACATATCTTAGCTGGGAGGTTTCAGGCTTTCTCCTGCCTGCCCTCCTGATTGCAGGAATCCTATACAAAGGTAAGGATTTATCCTGGCTGAAAAACAGGCATATATGGCTTGCTGTGGGTATAGTGGTTGCCGGTGTGTTTCTACAGACAGCCAGAAGGACGTATTATCAAATCCCATATATCGTTGTTGGAATAGGCACCTCTGACGTAACCACCCCTTTACCGGTTTTTTTGTATCCTATGTATGACCCGTTTTTTTATGTAACAAACTTCCTCCTTCAGGAGAACCACGTTATTTTCACTTTATTGCTCGTTTGTGGAATAATATTTCTGAGAAAATATAAAGGACTACGCTACCTCTATGCAATTATTATAATTATACTTCTTGAGCTGGCAAATCTACTGCCTTATTATACTTCACGATACATCTACTTCAGCCAGCCTTTTTTGATAATCATTGCCGCTTGTGTTTCAATTTTAAGTTTTTCATGGATGGCAGAGAAGATTAAAGGACTGCGGCTGCCAATCCTGTCTCCGGTTATATGGGGTACATGCTCTGTATTTCTGGTTGTTGTCTTTATCTCTTCCAACAGCTTATTTCTGAAACTCTACCGTCTTTCTTATGACCCTACTCAGCCGGCTTTTCACACGCGGTCCGGTGTTATTGATTATGACTACAGGGATGTCGGTGCTTTCATAAAAAGTAATTTACAGAAAGGAGATATTGTTATTGCAGTTATGTCACATACCATTGAGTACTATTCAGACATTACACCTGATTATTATATACAGAGTTATACAGACAGGCAGGTCTTTTACGACATCGGAAGATCAGGAAATCCATCCCCTTATTATCTTGACAGGTATGTTGGACGTCCGGTAATAAGGAGTGTATCTGATCTTAAAAATGTTTTTAACAATAATCGTCGTGTATGGATTGCCGCTGTAAACTATCGCACATTTGTTGCTTTTGATGATAAGGAGATGTTAGATTATATTCAATTAAACAGTAAGCCGGTTTACCGGGGTTATAATGCAGCAGTATATCTTTGGGAAAGATAG